The Tubulanus polymorphus chromosome 6, tnTubPoly1.2, whole genome shotgun sequence genome includes a region encoding these proteins:
- the LOC141907379 gene encoding cystathionine beta-synthase-like isoform X2, translated as MANCRISECDNWENPGAPSTCKWALGKTINESPHNHLTRCPKPKIYPNILHQIGETPLVRVNKLAKSSGIKCELLAKCEFFNAGGSVKDRIAMRMIEDAEASGRLKPGDVLIEPTSGNTGIGLALSAAVKGYRCIIVMPEKMSMEKVNILRALGAEIVRTPTSASFDSPESHIGVSQRLLKEIPNSHILNQYCNPSNPLAHYDGTAEEILEQCGGKLDMLVAGAGTGGTISGLARKMKEKCPECKIIGVDPHGSILAEPEELNKSETTYYDVEGIGYDFIPQVLDRSNVDAWYKSEDKASFLMARHLMRDEGFLCGGSSGSAMDAAMRAIKDYGLKEGQRCVVILPDSIRNYMSKFLCDEWLQERGFIEDDNRDVLSKSWWWNLKVSSLNLSAPLTVFPDVSVQDTLALLNREGFDQVPVIDPSGGIVGMATVGHMMSLITKNKVQASDPVSSAIYKQFKTVDLHSTTLGQLSRHLDTDHYALVMHDQRQYAGDGTELQKKMVFGIVTRIDLMTFITTNNPNSE; from the exons ATGGCTAACTGTAGGATATCAGAATGTGATAACTGGGAAAATCCTGGTGCTCCAAGCACCTGTAAATGGGCCTTGGGTAAAACTATCAATGAATCTCCTCATAACCATCTGACCAG ATGTCCGAAGCCAAAGATCTATCCGAATATTCTTCATCAGATTGGTGAAACTCCATTAGTTCGAGTGAATAAACTCGCCAAAAGCTCTGGTATCAAGTGCGAACTAT TGGCGAAGTGTGAGTTTTTCAATGCTGGAGGAAGTGTAAAAGATCGTATAGCTATGCGTATGATAGAAGATGCTGAAGCTAGCGGTCGACTGAAACCTGGTGATGTCCTGATTGAACCTACTTCGGGAAACACAG GAATTGGTTTGGCCTTGTCAGCTGCAGTAAAAGGTTACAGGTGTATCATAGTAATGCCTGAGAAAATGAGCATGGAGAAG GTGAACATATTGCGAGCTCTCGGGGCTGAAATCGTGCGTACACCGACCAGCGCTAGTTTCGACTCACCTGAATCGCATATCGGAGTTTCACAACGTTTACTCAAAGAAATTCCGAATTCGCATATCCTTAATCAGTACTGTAATCCCAGCAACCCGCTAGCTCACTACGATGGAACTGCTGAAGAAATTCTGGAACAGTGCGGAG GTAAATTGGACATGTTAGTTGCCGGAGCTGGAACTGGAGGTACAATCTCTGGTCTCGCTCGTAAAATGAAAGAGAAGTGTCCCGAGTGTAAG ATTATCGGAGTTGATCCACACGGTTCCATTCTCGCCGAACCCGAAGAGTTGAATAAGTCTGAGACGACGTATTACGACGTCGAAGGAATTGGATACGATTTCATACCTCAAGTTCTCGATCGAAGT AATGTGGATGCTTGGTATAAATCAGAAGATAAAGCGTCATTCCTGATGGCCCGACACTTAATGCGCGATGAAGGTTTTCTCTGCG GTGGTAGCAGTGGCAGTGCTATGGATGCAGCGATGAGAGCTATAAAGGACTACGGTTTAAAGGAAGGCCAGCGTTGTGTTGTGATTTTACCCGATAGTATTAGAAACTATAT GTCGAAGTTTCTCTGTGATGAATGGTTACAGGAAAGAGGATTCATCGAGGATGACAATCGCGATGTCCTCTCTAAGAGTTG GTGGTGGAATCTGAAAGTCAGTTCTTTGAATCTCAGCGCACCTTTGACTGTTTTTCCGGATGTGTCAGTACAGGATACATTAGCATTGCTAAACAGGGAAGGTTTCGATCAAGTACCAGTGATCGATCCCTCTGG TGGAATAGTCGGTATGGCTACGGTCGGTCATATGATGTCGCTTATCACGAAAAACAAAGTGCAAGCATCCGATCCAGTGTCAAGTGCCATCTATAAACAGTTTAAAACA GTTGACCTACACTCAACCACTCTTGGGCAGTTATCCCGACATTTGGATACAGATCACTATGCACTGGTGATGCATGATCAACGACAAT ATGCTGGAGACGGTACAGAGTTGCAGAAAAAGATGGTGTTTGGAATCGTAACCAGAATCGATTTGATGACGTTCATCACAACGAATAATCCAAACTCAGAGTAA
- the LOC141907379 gene encoding cystathionine beta-synthase-like isoform X1: MANCRISECDNWENPGAPSTCKWALGKTINESPHNHLTRCPKPKIYPNILHQIGETPLVRVNKLAKSSGIKCELLAKCEFFNAGGSVKDRIAMRMIEDAEASGRLKPGDVLIEPTSGNTGIGLALSAAVKGYRCIIVMPEKMSMEKVNILRALGAEIVRTPTSASFDSPESHIGVSQRLLKEIPNSHILNQYCNPSNPLAHYDGTAEEILEQCGGKLDMLVAGAGTGGTISGLARKMKEKCPECKIIGVDPHGSILAEPEELNKSETTYYDVEGIGYDFIPQVLDRSNVDAWYKSEDKASFLMARHLMRDEGFLCGGSSGSAMDAAMRAIKDYGLKEGQRCVVILPDSIRNYMSKFLCDEWLQERGFIEDDNRDVLSKSWWWNLKVSSLNLSAPLTVFPDVSVQDTLALLNREGFDQVPVIDPSGGIVGMATVGHMMSLITKNKVQASDPVSSAIYKQFKTFDSGGGIIQVDLHSTTLGQLSRHLDTDHYALVMHDQRQYAGDGTELQKKMVFGIVTRIDLMTFITTNNPNSE, translated from the exons ATGGCTAACTGTAGGATATCAGAATGTGATAACTGGGAAAATCCTGGTGCTCCAAGCACCTGTAAATGGGCCTTGGGTAAAACTATCAATGAATCTCCTCATAACCATCTGACCAG ATGTCCGAAGCCAAAGATCTATCCGAATATTCTTCATCAGATTGGTGAAACTCCATTAGTTCGAGTGAATAAACTCGCCAAAAGCTCTGGTATCAAGTGCGAACTAT TGGCGAAGTGTGAGTTTTTCAATGCTGGAGGAAGTGTAAAAGATCGTATAGCTATGCGTATGATAGAAGATGCTGAAGCTAGCGGTCGACTGAAACCTGGTGATGTCCTGATTGAACCTACTTCGGGAAACACAG GAATTGGTTTGGCCTTGTCAGCTGCAGTAAAAGGTTACAGGTGTATCATAGTAATGCCTGAGAAAATGAGCATGGAGAAG GTGAACATATTGCGAGCTCTCGGGGCTGAAATCGTGCGTACACCGACCAGCGCTAGTTTCGACTCACCTGAATCGCATATCGGAGTTTCACAACGTTTACTCAAAGAAATTCCGAATTCGCATATCCTTAATCAGTACTGTAATCCCAGCAACCCGCTAGCTCACTACGATGGAACTGCTGAAGAAATTCTGGAACAGTGCGGAG GTAAATTGGACATGTTAGTTGCCGGAGCTGGAACTGGAGGTACAATCTCTGGTCTCGCTCGTAAAATGAAAGAGAAGTGTCCCGAGTGTAAG ATTATCGGAGTTGATCCACACGGTTCCATTCTCGCCGAACCCGAAGAGTTGAATAAGTCTGAGACGACGTATTACGACGTCGAAGGAATTGGATACGATTTCATACCTCAAGTTCTCGATCGAAGT AATGTGGATGCTTGGTATAAATCAGAAGATAAAGCGTCATTCCTGATGGCCCGACACTTAATGCGCGATGAAGGTTTTCTCTGCG GTGGTAGCAGTGGCAGTGCTATGGATGCAGCGATGAGAGCTATAAAGGACTACGGTTTAAAGGAAGGCCAGCGTTGTGTTGTGATTTTACCCGATAGTATTAGAAACTATAT GTCGAAGTTTCTCTGTGATGAATGGTTACAGGAAAGAGGATTCATCGAGGATGACAATCGCGATGTCCTCTCTAAGAGTTG GTGGTGGAATCTGAAAGTCAGTTCTTTGAATCTCAGCGCACCTTTGACTGTTTTTCCGGATGTGTCAGTACAGGATACATTAGCATTGCTAAACAGGGAAGGTTTCGATCAAGTACCAGTGATCGATCCCTCTGG TGGAATAGTCGGTATGGCTACGGTCGGTCATATGATGTCGCTTATCACGAAAAACAAAGTGCAAGCATCCGATCCAGTGTCAAGTGCCATCTATAAACAGTTTAAAACA TTTGACAGTGGAGGTGGTATAATCCAG GTTGACCTACACTCAACCACTCTTGGGCAGTTATCCCGACATTTGGATACAGATCACTATGCACTGGTGATGCATGATCAACGACAAT ATGCTGGAGACGGTACAGAGTTGCAGAAAAAGATGGTGTTTGGAATCGTAACCAGAATCGATTTGATGACGTTCATCACAACGAATAATCCAAACTCAGAGTAA